TTGAAGCATTGCAGCAGGCATTATGAACCAGGTGTCCAGTTCCCGTTAATGTATTCAGGGTTTTCCCAGCACCACTTGTTCTGGGACGCACAGGAGAGAGCTCAGAGCCAAGCTCCCCCTCCCACAACCTTCTCGGGATCCATCCTCTCTGACTACTTACTGATTCAAAACCCATCGACCAAGAGCCTCCTCTCTCAGGAACCTGattactccccccaccccatcacgTCTCTACCTCAGGGTCCTCGCTTCCACTGTCCCAAAGGACTCCTTTCCCAACTGCTCCAGACCCCAATCCTAAAAATCCCCATATTCTTCAAAGCTCCTACATTTTCCCAACGTGTTGTCACTTTTTACAGCGTCCTGGCCTCTGGATCCACCGCCTTCTCCCGAAGCCTTGCTTCCCACCGTGGCTGCTCTCCATCTTTGCTGAAGTTTGAGGAGCAGAGACTTGAGGGTCATGAAATAGAAAGACATTTGCTTAGTTCTCATAAAGAAAACGAATAGGTTCCCATAGCAACAGCCAAACTCGGCTGACCTTTGCCACCAAACTGGTTCCCAAGGTCCTGTCTGTTCCAGCACTCCGACTGGGGGGGTCCCTCTTTAGCCTTTAGACTAATGGTACATTGCCAGTCCTCTACTGACGTTCTGAGGCAATGCTGGACCCCAAGTGGGAAACCCAAACGCTGTTTCCTGCTGAGGGGCCCAtactggaatcccagcactgaggagttccgttcccagcaccatgtTTTGGATAGCTcataattgcctgtaactccagttccaggacatctaaaACTCTCTTCTGGCGGCACACACGCATGAACATATAAAggtaaatcttttcttttaaaagaaaaacgtttatttttaaattatgtgtatgtgagtgtgggtCTCACTCAGTATGTCTGATCGgctagagctggagtcacaggcagttgtgaaccactgggtgtgggtgctgggaaccaagctagGATCATTTGAAAGAGAAACAagtaagccatctcttcagccccacttCCAAAGtaaatacttttcttttaaggaaagaaaaagtaaatgaaCTCCTTTCCAGACTTGCCCAATCAGAATCAGAATATGTGAGTTTGCGCCCAATGTTTTATTAAGCTCTGTCGAGCCAGCACGACAGCTCTGCACGGTCCACGGAAGCATGCAGAACGCCTGTTTCTGTTATTCGAACTCCCACAACATCCTCCGTCCTGACAGCCCACCTGCTGTATTACACGCTGCGCCTCCTGAAACTACAATTCCCACAATGCCTAGAGGCTCCCGCGCTCTTAGCATACATCTCCCAAGATGTCTTGCGAGGCAAACTTGGCTCTTGACGCCACGATGACTACAACACCCACAATGCTCAGAGGCACAACTACCgcccccctagagctcccagcgACGCCACTTCCAGAGAGTCCCGCCTCGGGTGGGGCCGCCTCGGTGTAGCTGGGCTCCGGGCTATTTACTGCGGTTCTATCCACTGCAGTGCAGACATGGCGGCCCAGAAGGACCAGCAGAAGGATGCCGAGGTGGAAGGGCTGAGCGCCACGTGAGCAAGCAGGGTGGTGAATCCCCAGATCCGAGATGCAGGAGTCCCTGTCCCCGAGCATAGAGCTCTCCCCTTCCGAGACATCTCagtccctcacccccacccccagcagggaCTCAGTTGTGTTAGCTTCCTCCCAGGACCCTTCCCCCCAGgggttcagggtcatccttgggaCCATGTGTGCTGGAATCTGGGGTCCGGTACCCTATTCCTGCCTTCAGCTGCTCTGCCCCGCCCTTCAGGACCCTGCTGCCCAAGCTGATTCCCTCCGGCGCAGGCCGAGAGTGGCTGGAGCGGCGCCGCGCCACCATCCGGCCCTGGGGCACCTTCGTGGACCAGCGACGTTTCTCGCGACCCCGCAACGTGGGCGAGCTTTGCCAGCGCCTGGTCCGCAACGTGGAGTATTATCAGAGCAACTACGTGTTCGTGTTTCTGGGCCTCATCCTGTACTGCGTGTGAGTGCCTCCGCGGCCCCGCCCTCGATAGTCAGACCCCGCCCCCCGGCTGCCAGGCCCCGCCCAGACCAGTTAGCCCCTTGTCACCATAGGAGCTGGTCGGTCTATACTACTGCATCCACCTGACCAGGGTGCAGTGTGGCCGCATGCGATGCGGACTTCGCTGGCCTAGAAGGACGTAAACCTCTGTCTGTGTCCAAAGCTAGAGGGGCCTGGCAGACTCAGCCTCGGATACCTAACTCCCGTGTCCCACGCTCTTCCAGGGTGACATCTCCCATGCTGCTGGTGGCTCTCGCTGTCTTCTTTGGCGCCTGTTACATTCTCTACCTGCGCACGTTGCAGTCTAAACTTGTGCTCTTTGGTGAGAAATTCCCTGCCCAAATGGCTCCCCAGGCCTTTCTGATCGCGGTCTCACGGAGTGCAAACCTCCGCATTTGAGACTCAAGTCGGCCCCCCACCGAGATGTACACAAGAGTCACTTGACCTGGTCCTTAAGGGCTTAGACCTACCAGGTGCTCCCCTCCAGACTCAGCTTCCCAAACCCAGAGAGACCCCCAAAGCCCCTGGCAC
This portion of the Apodemus sylvaticus chromosome 1, mApoSyl1.1, whole genome shotgun sequence genome encodes:
- the Rabac1 gene encoding prenylated Rab acceptor protein 1, giving the protein MAAQKDQQKDAEVEGLSATTLLPKLIPSGAGREWLERRRATIRPWGTFVDQRRFSRPRNVGELCQRLVRNVEYYQSNYVFVFLGLILYCVVTSPMLLVALAVFFGACYILYLRTLQSKLVLFGREVSPAHQYALAGGVSFPFFWLAGAGSAVFWVLGATLVLIGSHAAFHQTEPADGEELQMEPV